A stretch of DNA from Oryzomicrobium terrae:
TGGCGCGCACCTCGGCCAGATAGGTGGGGTCGAAATCGGCGATCACCACCCCCGGGCCTTTCAGCTTGCGGTCCAGGATGTCGCCCCAGGGGCCCACCACCATGCTGTTCCCGTGGGTTTCCCGGCCATTCTCGTGGCGGCCGCCCTGGCCCACCGCCAGCACGTAGCACTGGTTCTCGATGGCCCGGGCGCGTAGCAGGATTTCCCAGTGGGCGCGGCCGGTGGTCTCGGTGAAGGCCGCCGGCATGACGATCAGGTCGACGGGCTTGTCGTTGCCACCCACACCACCGGCCAGGTGCCGGTACAGCTCGGGAAAGCGCAGGTCATAGCAGATCGACAGGGCCACCCGGCCGAAGGGGGTATCGAAGGCCACCGGCGTGTCGCCAGCCTCGATGGTGGCGGCCTCGTCGTAGCGCTCGGCGCCCTTCTGGAAACCGAACAGGTGGATCTTGTCGTAGCGCGCCACCCGCTTGCCCTCCGGGCCGTAGGCGACGCTGCTGTTGCGCATCTTGTCCGGGGCGGACGCCTCCAGGGGCACCGAGCCGCCGATCAGCCAGATGCCGTGGCGTGCCGCGGTCTCG
This window harbors:
- a CDS encoding carbon-nitrogen hydrolase family protein; translated protein: MSHSASSTPVRFAAVQMVSGPRVADNLQTAGRLVAEAVAQGATLVALPEYFPIIGASDADKVAAREKDAELGGGGPIQDFLAETAARHGIWLIGGSVPLEASAPDKMRNSSVAYGPEGKRVARYDKIHLFGFQKGAERYDEAATIEAGDTPVAFDTPFGRVALSICYDLRFPELYRHLAGGVGGNDKPVDLIVMPAAFTETTGRAHWEILLRARAIENQCYVLAVGQGGRHENGRETHGNSMVVGPWGDILDRKLKGPGVVIADFDPTYLAEVRASLPALRHRVL